Genomic DNA from Mycteria americana isolate JAX WOST 10 ecotype Jacksonville Zoo and Gardens chromosome 25, USCA_MyAme_1.0, whole genome shotgun sequence:
ACCTCCGTCCCCagactgtttcctttttttcttcttccgtttttcctgcctccctgctggggggctgctctCCGGGGGCTCACGCTGCTGCTCTTTGTGTCGGTACGTGGCCAGGAAGGctcgctcctgctcctccaggcgCGCCAGCTTGGCACTCATGGTCAGGCCGTGACGGGCACCCCTGCAACGATCACGGGCAGCCGGGGTCCGGCACCTCCCTGGCAGGGAacgtgccccccagcccagcctgctcgAAAGCCCCTGCCAGGAGGGGGGAACGCAACCATGTAGCTCCCACCAACGACTTACTTGTGTGCCGTGCGGCCCCCGCACACTCGCATCAGCTCCTCATCCGTCAGCCTGCGGGACACAGACAGGACGTGTCACCCCCAGCATCGGCACGGGGGGGAGCGCGGTCCGGACCGGGGCTCCCCCTCGCAGCCCTTGTCCCTCCCCACTGCCGCGTCGTGGGGATGGGGCACGCAGCGCTGCCCCCAGCCTCGCCTCCTGGCCGAAGAGAGGtccagcttctcctcctcctcgctgctctctGAGCCGGTGGGCAGCTTCGTGGGCTCCTCCCCGCATGCTGTGAGCGTGGCTGACTGCAgcggggagaggcagaggggccGTGAGAAAGGGGGACAAGGAAAAGTGGGCCCTGGGGGCCACAGCAGCGATGGGTTGGGGAGGCTGTGCTGCAAGGGGGGGTGCAGAGTTCACAGAAGCCTTCACAGAGACGCCAGCTGCTCCCCGAGCCACGTCCCCAGGGCCGGTTACCTTCACGAAGCGGCCATACAGCATGGTGCCAGCGCTGCCGGCCTTGCGGGGCTTCTTGTTGCTGATCCTGACTCCCTGCTCAGAAAGCGTCTTCATGGAGATGCCATCCTGGGGGGAGAGAGACACAAAGGGCTCAGGAGCGTTTTGTCCGAGGGGCTTAGCCCCCTCCGGCAGCACCTCTCTGCCACCACGGTCCCCGTACAAGGTGCTGCACGTTGTTAGGGACCGCGGGGACATATAGCGGCAGCGCAAAGGCCACCAAAAGGGACCCCAAAGccctcccctgcctggctgaACCGGGGtaccccccgccaccccccagccctcctACCTGCCCGGCCTCCACAGCGATGTTGGCAGCCGCCTTGTTGAAGACGTGGTCCCACCAGTGGAAGGCGAACGGCTCCGCCGCGTCGTGTCCCACCTGCGGGGTGCAGAGGAGCCCCCGAAATGGCTGCAGCCGCCGGCGGCCGCTGCGGCCgagccccggcggggcagggggctgcactCACCCCCGCCGTGTCACACTTCACCTTCACCCGGATGGCCTCGGCGATGCCGTCCTcccgcttccccagcccccgcccTGGGGACAAGGGCACCCGTCACTCGCCGCAGcggctcccccccagccccccgcgaCCGGGGGAGGCCAccgggggctggggccgccgcGAGACCCCCGGCGTGGGGGGGGCTGAGGCCGCGAAGCCGAGCCCTGCTCCTCCGGGAagtggggctggggacggccGGGGGACGGGCCCGTCAGAGCGGGGAGGGCCAGGGACCGCCGGGGACCGGGCGCGGCCGGGGGCACTCAGGGAAGATCAAGGGATGGCGGGACGCGCCGCGGAGCGGGGGGACCCCAGGCCGGCCCCCACCTCGCCGCCAGCCGTGCCGCCGCAGCTGGCTCTCCGCAAACCGCATCCCGCGGCCCGGCGGCTCCGGGCAGCTCATGGAGGCGGCACCCGCCGGGCCGCGCGCTCCCTCAGGCACCGCCGCCCGCCAcgcgctgccggtgccgcccgGCAAGAAGCGCCGACTGCGCATGCGCACGCCGCCAGGCGGGGCGGGGTTCGGGGGCCGAGGGACAGCGCAGGCGCACTCggacggcggcggggccgccgggaaGGGGGCTCTGCGCATGCGCACGCGGCGTGGCCGGGAAcgcgcccggcgcggggccgcgctgTGGAGGGGTGCGCGCGCGCGAGCaggcggggacggggacagacggacacggGGACAGACGGgcacggggacacaggggcacggggacacacacacacacagactcacATATACCAGCGGGCgggcacacgtgtgcacacacggacacacacatgcacacgcatatacaaaagcatgcacacacatgctcGCGTGCATgcgcacgcatgcacacacatgcacacgtgtgcacacgcggacacatatgcacacacatataaaaGCATGCACACGTGCTCAcgtgcatgcacatgcatgcgCACACGTGCACATGCTCACATGCACGCGCACACGTGCACATgctcacatgcacacacgcatgcacacgtgcacacatgcacacacgtgtgcacacgctcacatgcacacgcatgcatgcacacacctaCATGCGCACAcgtatgcatgcacacatacatgcacacgcgcatgcacacacatgcacacgcacagacgtgtgcacatgcacacacacgtatgcacacgcacatatacacacacatacaccgcCCCCGTCCCCGCCAGCTGGGTGTGCCACGGGCACACGCCCGCCCGCAGCTAACCACGCATTGCACGCACACGCACGCGACATTTTGCACACGGGTGCCTGTGCCCTGCACGTACCCGCTACCCGCACGCCGCGTGCACACACGCCGCTCCCCGTGCGGTTGCACGGCACGCGTGCCCGCTGCTCGCTGCCTGCTTTGCACCGGTGCCGCTGCGTGTGGGCCACGGGCAGAGAGGGCTCCGCAGCCTCAGAGGGTGCGTGTGCATgtgcgcgcacacgcgtgtgcacgcagGCGCGTGTGTCCAGCCGGAAAGCCCGGTGGAAGCCACGGCACGGCGCTTGGCCCCGCAGCCGGGGgctgtttgcttttctccaggGCTCCGCGGTGGGCAAGGGCCAGCTCCGGAGCCGGTGCCgtggcccctctgccccccataCGCACAGCCCCGGAGCAAGCCAGCCCCATGCCCTGCGCATCGCGCGGCTGGGCCAGGCCGAGCCACGCTGCGTCCTTGTCCCTCCCAGCTCCGTCCCTTCGCCAGCTGCCACTCAAAGCTGTCACCAAGGCCAGCCTATTGCCAGGCTAGTCTCGCTATAAAACTCCCAGACGCCGGCAGCTGCCGGCACCCTGGGCTTGGGTGCACCCGCAGAGCCGGAGGCACCCCGCTCCGGCACCCCTCGCCCCGCCGTCCAGGGGGTCTGGCCCGGGTGACGCCGCAGGGCTGGAGACGCGCGCCGCCGTGGCGTCCCCTGGATCTCCCTTTGCTCCGGCAAAGCCGCGCTTCCTAAAGCGGGAGGAGGACGTGGTCCAGCGGGGAGACAGCGTGCGCGGGGGTGTCCCCCTGCAAACGCCTCGGCCTCCCTGCGCGGCTGCTCGCGCCGTGCTccggctgggcaggagcagcccagagCTGCCACGAGCTCCTGCACGTCGCCGCTCCGCCGACGCCAGCCGGGAGAGTCGGTGGGGAGGACGGGCAACCAGGTGAGCAGGGGCGCGGTGAGGTGTACGACGGGGCGCGCAGAGGGCGCGTGGCACGCAAGGTGTGCAACGGGGTCTACGTGGGGTGCGCTGTGCAACGGGGTGCACGGCGGGGCGTGCAAGGGGTGCGGGGCGCGCAAGGTGTGCAACGGGGCGCACGCGGTGTTTGTGCTGTGCAACGGGGTGCGCCCGCACACAGCAAAGACACCGACTCCGTACTTTGCACTGCTGCCACCGTCGCACACGGCAGCAGCGTTTCGCCGGCATGGTTGACGGGGTCGAGGGAcatcccctcccctgctccagccccgcCAGCATCGCTCCTGCATCTCCTTGCATTTTGCTTTCCCACCCAGCCCCGGCATCCCGGcgcctgctgccttcccctcctgctccccttggAAAGAGCACTGGGGGCTTATCTCCAGGGTCACACCGAGCCGGGAGACCGCAGCAGCCCCGAGTCCGTGGGGCAGCAGCCTTGACTGCTCCATATTTCACTGCTATCTGCTCTGTCtgctaggattaaaaaaaacgGCAATAACCTTCGTGGAGGAGCCGTCTCACGGCCGCACCCCAGATGTGGCTCACGGGgcagggaaaccgaggcagcAAGGACGGGGATATtcccaccaggacacccaggaaAACACGAACAGGGCAGGACCGAACATCCCAGCACCGCAAAGTCTGCCAAAAGCAGACACCCCTCCCGGAGCAGCGTGGGAGGCTTCTCCTCCATCCCTGGCAGAGATGGGGCTGGAGCAGTCCACCGCCACTCCAGGCTCCCAAACAGGGGATCGGGGCCGAGCTGGGGCTCAGACCCATTgctggcactgggggggggacacattGGGCACAACCGTTGTCCTTTGTGGCACCGCTGCCAGCAGCGGACAAGGGCTGCGAAGCCCCTTTGGCACCCTGGACCCTCTCCCAGTGCACGTTAGTAACCCACTGGGTTTTGTGGGTGACACAGCCCCTCGTGCACCCATGGGTGCAAGCACAGGTGCATCAGCCAGACCCAGCCTAACGCTCCCCGGGGCCATACAGAGGCAGACAGCAAGGGCAGGTGCCCGAACGCcacccctctccctttctctctccccagggcagctccGGCGAGGCTCTCAGGACACTTTGCCACCCCCATGTCCTTcagccctggggcaggctggAAGACTTGCGATTTTGTTGTTTCCAATGTCAAGGGGAGCAAACAACAAATCCCAGTCTCCGCCCTGCCCCGGGAACAGGCTCCACGCCGGCTGGCACTGCCGCCTCCAGCACAGCCGACCCCGCGAGCTGGGAATGCTGCACCCGCGTGCAAACCCCGGTGAAACGCGGTCGGGACCGGGTGGGCAGCTGCAGGGAACAAGGTATCGACTtgctggagaaattaaaaataatccaaGTCAGAGGAACGTGAATACGGACCTGAATGTGACATGGTCAGGGCCTGCTGGCAGGCAGCCGAGCGAGCTGGCGATGTCCCGACCACTCTCTAAATCATGGATTTTTCTGCCCTGAAATGCTACGGAATTGAGCAGAGAGGCCAAGGAGCATCATTGAGCCTGCTCTACCTCTAGCCCTTCCTTAACAGCTCCCGTGGCTgagcaaagtgctgctgcagcagctccatatacatacatgtgtgtaaatatatatatatatacacacgcacacacacacactttttccaaGCTATCCCACTCCCTGACCTCCTAACCCCGGGAGATTTCCCTGCTGACCCCCCTCTTGCAGCACATTCAGAAGTTATTAACAGAGTCAGTTTGAACTTGCACCCCCATAATCAGGGCTGCGGCCGCAGGAAACAGCCCATGTCACGGCCAGGGAccttagtaataaaaaaaaaaatggtttcttgAAAGAAATTTAGATGTTCGTTTCCTGCAATATCTCCCTCCTCCACATTTGATTTCAAAGTTGAAAGCGTTACATTCGGTTATTGGGGGAAAAGGCTGCGATTCTCCtccagggaggggggaggaataAAGTGAAAATAAGTCCTTGACAGCAGAAATCTCTCCAAATCAATCAGCCAGATAGCCACTACCCGCTGAGGAAATTGCTCCTTCCAttacattttaaaggaattaattctatttatcagagaaaaatgagaggaaacagTCAGCAAGGAACACCTTTGGGCAATTCCTCCGGGAAGGAGAGATAGAACAGCGAGAAAGTGCAATTGTTCCTTTGAAAGAGGGCTTTTGAACAGCACATTACTGAGGATTAGGGAAAGCTCTCTGGAGGGGATTAATGTTTGACTAAAAAGCTCGCTTCTCACCAGTCTTCAAAGCCGCCTTTTCCTCCCAAGCCTGGGCCGACCAAAGGTGAGACCCGAATCCCCTTGCagagagccagggctggggcggCTGCATCCATCACACCTCCAGGCTTGTCCAACCACGgccctttcctcctgccagcgATGCTGGGGAAGCCACAagcccttccctccc
This window encodes:
- the GPATCH4 gene encoding G patch domain-containing protein 4 isoform X1, whose protein sequence is MRRAPFPAAPPPSECACAVPRPPNPAPPGGVRMRSRRFLPGGTGSAWRAAVPEGARGPAGAASMSCPEPPGRGMRFAESQLRRHGWRRGRGLGKREDGIAEAIRVKVKCDTAGVGHDAAEPFAFHWWDHVFNKAAANIAVEAGQDGISMKTLSEQGVRISNKKPRKAGSAGTMLYGRFVKSATLTACGEEPTKLPTGSESSEEEEKLDLSSARRRGDEELMRVCGGRTAHKGARHGLTMSAKLARLEEQERAFLATYRHKEQQREPPESSPPAGRQEKRKKKKRKQSGDGGDPEMLQSQEPSGEEEVVGEEGKVVKKKKNQEPSGEEEVVGEEGKAAKKKKKQQQEEEEDKEEPVETEKKKKKKKKKKKKEKKEEEDKEEPAETEVPLEDTDGPDLAGHSPRKKRKKRKREPE
- the GPATCH4 gene encoding G patch domain-containing protein 4 isoform X3, producing the protein MRRAPFPAAPPPSECACAVPRPPNPAPPGGVRMRSRRFLPGGTGSAWRAAVPEGARGPAGAASMSCPEPPGRGMRFAESQLRRHGWRRGRGLGKREDGIAEAIRVKVKCDTAGVGHDAAEPFAFHWWDHVFNKAAANIAVEAGQDGISMKTLSEQGVRISNKKPRKAGSAGTMLYGRFVKSATLTACGEEPTKLPTGSESSEEEEKLDLSSARRRGDEELMRVCGGRTAHKGARHGLTMSAKLARLEEQERAFLATYRHKEQQREPPESSPPAGRQEKRKKKKRKQSGDGGDPEMLQSQEPSGEEEVVGEEGKVKKKKKKEKKEEEDKEEPAETEVPLEDTDGPDLAGHSPRKKRKKRKREPE
- the GPATCH4 gene encoding G patch domain-containing protein 4 isoform X2 yields the protein MRRAPFPAAPPPSECACAVPRPPNPAPPGGVRMRSRRFLPGGTGSAWRAAVPEGARGPAGAASMSCPEPPGRGMRFAESQLRRHGWRRGRGLGKREDGIAEAIRVKVKCDTAGVGHDAAEPFAFHWWDHVFNKAAANIAVEAGQDGISMKTLSEQGVRISNKKPRKAGSAGTMLYGRFVKSATLTACGEEPTKLPTGSESSEEEEKLDLSSARRRGDEELMRVCGGRTAHKGARHGLTMSAKLARLEEQERAFLATYRHKEQQREPPESSPPAGRQEKRKKKKRKQSGDGGDPEMLQSQEPSGEEEVVGEEGKAAKKKKKQQQEEEEDKEEPVETEKKKKKKKKKKKKEKKEEEDKEEPAETEVPLEDTDGPDLAGHSPRKKRKKRKREPE